One genomic segment of Scophthalmus maximus strain ysfricsl-2021 chromosome 3, ASM2237912v1, whole genome shotgun sequence includes these proteins:
- the cfap126 gene encoding protein Flattop, producing MVPLMWKSRVSGPVALHSCSRTLLVSGCCSTDADMSSGYSANQFDSAFRSQRLQNWCVTKPFKERPTAKHGHTTFIANDRGHLLPMVKRGSAWPDFKGTWDLPARIPACHVNPTSRSVEGLDRLKSWGFDPQHTGKSQPHSYSKESDRLQFQITGDAQQDSAGASSTAEARLASQIRPVTGGETAASQNQDSQAAAVGSVAQSDEDKQASPALGKERPMSQCAVAEEKSASRTAAEEGTTSRPQTDKGRPASNVSAGSGAPSSSK from the exons ATGGTTCCTTTGATGTGGAAGTCACGTGTTTCCGGTCCAGTGGcgctccacagctgcagccggACCCTCTTGGTCTCGGGGTGCTGTTCGACGGACGCAGACATGTCGTCCGGTTACTCAGCGAATCAG TTCGACAGCGCCTTCAGGTCGCAGAGGCTGCAGAACTGGTGTGTGACCAAGCCCTTCAAAGAG agaccCACTGCAAAGCATGGTCACACCACCTTCATTGCCAATGACAGAGGACACCTGCTCCCCATGGTTAAG AGGGGCAGTGCATGGCCAGATTTTAAGGGAACGTGGGATCTTCCAGCGCGTATCCCAGCCTGCCACGTCAACCCTACAAGCCGCTCCGTGGAGGGTCTAGACAGGCTCAAGTCGTGGGGCTTCGACCCACAGCACACTGGAAAGTCTCAGCCACACAGCTACAGCAAAGAGTCCGATAGGCTGCAG TTTCAGATCACTGGGGATGCTCAGCAGGACAGTGCTGGCGCGTCCTCCACTGCTGAGGCCCGTCTAGCATCTCAGATCCGACCGGTCACTGGAGGTGAGACGGCCGCCAGCCAAAACCAGGACTCGCAGGCAGCTGCGGTTGGATCTGTCGCTCAGTctgatgaagacaaacaagCTTCTCCAGCTCTGGGGAAGGAGAGGCCAATGAGCCAGTGCGCTGTGGCTGAGGAGAAGTCAGCTTCCAGGACTGCTGCTGAAGAGGGAACCACCAGCAGGCCCCAAACTGACAAGGGGAGACCAGCGAGCAACGTGTCAGCTGGCTCAGGAGCACCATCATCCTCCAAGTAG
- the zgc:101663 gene encoding alpha-1,3-mannosyl-glycoprotein 4-beta-N-acetylglucosaminyltransferase C, whose amino-acid sequence MRRHSRKNAVLAILLLAGGLYIMTHSNFFVPGPTRSREHIPNELSWQTERLVNKESWVEQGDYLPLNVSYQLHAGAPSMQQRFLSVGISSVKRKKGSYLIPTLQSLFTQSSPEERSSMVVVVLLADFDDSWRVTMVREIKTAFASELEQGQLVVIHVPQEWYPPVIGLKRNYNDPPDRVSFRSKQNLDYSFLIHYSASLGQYYLQLEDDVSSAKNFLTTIRRHVGEQEAKKTTWAMLEFSALGYIGKLYKSAHLPLLARFLLLFYQEMPCDWLMSHFRELLTQKETIHFKPSLFQHMGTFSSFQGTYNKLKDKDFDEGFYTNPAAEVYCDIPTYQKHFPKQAWDAGEGFFWGRSPEKGNYMTVVFSDPTVVTGIFVETGSGGKDLLDSAQVDIGHEVVTTEKGEKSCKDFQSVGMLANGRFEMEEVERKYSSASSCLRIQVTVGQKDWVIIRKIRITTQLSAPTGQAGV is encoded by the exons aTGCGACGTCATTCGAGGAAGAATGCTGTTTTGGCAATCCTCCTACTGGCCGGAGGATTGTACATCATGACCCACTCAAACTTCTTTGTTCct ggCCCAACAAGGTCACGTGAACATATTCCAAATGAATTATCTTGGCAGACGGAGCGGCTGGTTAACAAGGAGTCCTGGGTTGAGCAGGGAGATTACTTGCCTCTCAACGTGTCCTATCAGCTACATGCTGGAGCACCATCTATGCAACAGA GGTTTTTATCTGTTGGGATCTCCTCAGTAAAGAGGAAGAAGGGCAGCTATCTAATTCCCACCTTGCAGTCCCTCTTCACCCAGTCGTCTCCCGAAGAGCGCTCCTCCATGGTGGTGGTTGTGCTGCTGGCAGATTTTGATGACAGCTGGAGAGTCACCATGGTGAGGGAGATCAAAACTGCCTTTGCCTCAGAACTGGAGCAAGGCCAGCTGGTGGTCATCCATGTCCCCCAGGAATGGTATCCTCCTGTCATAG GTCTCAAGAGGAACTACAATGATCCTCCAGATCGGGTGTCGTTCCGCTCCAAGCAGAACTTGGATTACTCCTTCCTGATCCACTACAGTGCCAGTCTAGGCCAGTACTACCTCCAGCTGGAGGACGACGTCTCCTCTGCCAAAAACTTCCTCACCACCATCAGGAGGCATGTTGGTGAGCAAGAGGCAAAGAAGACTACCTGGGCAATGCTGGAATTCTCAGCCCTAGGCTACATCGGGAAACTCTACAAATCAGcccaccttcctctcctggCCCGCTTCCTCTTACTCTTCTACCAGGAAATGCCTTGCGACTGGTTAATGTCACACTTTCGAGAGCTGTTGACTCAGAAAGAGACAATCCACTTTAAACCCTCGCTGTTCCAGCACATGGGCACTTTCTCCTCGTTCCAGGGGACATACAACAAGCTGAAGGACAAGGACTTTGATGAGGGGTTCTACACCAACCCCGCAGCTGAGGTTTACTGTGATATACCCACCTACCAGAAACACTTCCCCAAACAGGCATGGGATGCAGGGGAGGGATTCTTCTGGGGACGCTCCCCAGAAAAAGGAAATTACATGACTGTGGTGTTCAGCGATCCTACAGTGGTGACAGGGATATTTGTAGAAACAGGGTCAGGGGGTAAAGACCTCCTTGATTCAGCTCAGGTGGACATTGGCCATGAGGTGGTTACCACTGAGAAAGGGGAGAAGAGCTGTAAAGATTTCCAGTCAGTGGGGATGTTAGCGAACGGGAGGtttgagatggaggaggtggaaagaAAGTACAGCTCTGCCTCGTCCTGTCTGAGGATACAAGTTACAGTGGGACAGAAGGACTGGGTGATCATCAGGAAAATCCGGATCACAACACAGCTGAGTGCACCTACAGGGCAGGCAGGGGTGTGA